In Paracoccus methylovorus, a genomic segment contains:
- a CDS encoding DMT family transporter: protein MTAGNVKGALLALLSMGLYATHDVIIKHLGATYPALQILFFSALFSFPPLAILLLRDPTHGTLLPRNPFWVGLRSLCIVASGIGGFYAFSVLPLAQVYSMLFAAPLIVTVLSVPLLGEKVGLHRWLAVCAGLCGVLIVLRPGVMPLGLGHLAALMGASTTALAAIAVRKLGRSERTVILLLWPMIGNFVLTGAALGLAYRPMELGALALTGVIAVLGLVAGFLLILAYQASEAANVAPMQYSQMLWAVAYGWFLFGERPDGPTVLGAGLIMASGLYILMRERLGVSRLRPATRARFGSETVTAPRWSLLQRLLRGWG, encoded by the coding sequence ATGACGGCGGGCAATGTCAAGGGCGCGCTGCTCGCCCTTCTGTCCATGGGGCTTTATGCGACCCATGACGTAATCATCAAGCACCTGGGCGCGACTTATCCGGCGTTGCAGATTCTGTTTTTCTCGGCGCTTTTCTCCTTTCCACCGCTGGCCATTCTGTTGTTGCGCGATCCGACGCATGGCACCCTGCTGCCGCGCAATCCGTTCTGGGTCGGGTTGCGGTCGCTTTGCATCGTGGCTTCGGGGATCGGTGGGTTTTACGCCTTTTCGGTGCTGCCGCTGGCGCAGGTCTATTCCATGCTCTTCGCCGCGCCGCTGATCGTCACGGTGCTGTCGGTGCCCCTGCTGGGGGAAAAGGTCGGGCTGCACCGCTGGCTGGCGGTCTGCGCCGGGCTTTGCGGCGTGCTGATCGTGCTGCGCCCCGGTGTGATGCCGCTGGGTCTGGGGCATCTGGCCGCGCTGATGGGGGCGTCGACTACGGCGCTGGCGGCCATCGCCGTGCGCAAGCTTGGCAGGTCCGAGCGGACGGTGATCCTGTTGCTTTGGCCGATGATCGGGAATTTCGTGCTGACAGGCGCCGCGCTGGGCTTAGCCTATCGTCCGATGGAACTTGGCGCCTTGGCGCTGACGGGGGTCATCGCGGTGCTTGGTCTTGTGGCGGGTTTCCTGCTGATTCTGGCCTATCAGGCAAGTGAGGCGGCCAATGTCGCGCCGATGCAATATTCACAGATGCTGTGGGCGGTGGCATACGGCTGGTTCCTGTTCGGAGAGCGCCCCGACGGGCCCACGGTGCTGGGGGCTGGGCTGATCATGGCCTCGGGGCTTTACATCCTGATGCGAGAGCGGCTGGGCGTCTCGCGGCTGCGTCCCGCGACGCGGGCACGCTTTGGCAGCGAGACGGTAACCGCCCCGCGCTGGAGTCTGTTGCAGCGCCTGTTGCGCGGCTGGGGGTGA
- the leuB gene encoding 3-isopropylmalate dehydrogenase, whose protein sequence is MTTYSLLILPGDGIGPEVMAEVRKVIGWFQTNRGLSFDVSEDLVGGAAYDKCGKPLADETMAKAQSVDAVLLGAVGGPKYDNLDFSVKPERGLLRLRKEMDLFANLRPAQCFDALADFSSLKREVVAGLDILIVRELTSGVYFGEPRGISADDTPGNEGGRVGVNTQRYTSGEIRRVARSAFELARKRNNRVCSMEKANVMESGILWREEVQWVHDNEYPDVELSHMYADNGAMQLVRNPRQFDVIVTDNLFGDILSDAAAMLTGSLGMLPSASLGAPMANGRPKALYEPVHGSAPDIAGQGKANPIACILSFAMCLRYSFGLGAEADMLEKAVEKVLADGVRTGDLMGAEGGKPVSTTEMGDHVLTALSAL, encoded by the coding sequence ATGACCACCTATTCCCTGCTGATCCTGCCCGGCGATGGCATCGGTCCCGAGGTCATGGCCGAGGTGCGCAAGGTCATCGGCTGGTTTCAGACCAACCGGGGTCTGTCCTTTGACGTCAGCGAGGATCTGGTCGGCGGCGCGGCTTACGACAAATGTGGCAAGCCCCTGGCCGATGAAACCATGGCCAAGGCACAGTCGGTCGATGCCGTCCTGCTGGGCGCCGTGGGCGGGCCGAAATATGACAATCTTGACTTTTCGGTAAAGCCCGAGCGCGGGCTGCTGCGCCTGCGCAAGGAAATGGACCTGTTCGCCAACCTACGCCCCGCACAATGTTTCGATGCCCTAGCCGATTTCAGCTCGCTCAAGCGCGAGGTGGTGGCCGGTCTCGACATCCTGATCGTGCGTGAACTGACCTCGGGCGTCTATTTCGGCGAGCCGCGCGGCATTTCTGCGGATGATACCCCGGGCAACGAGGGTGGTCGCGTCGGCGTGAACACCCAGCGCTATACCAGCGGAGAGATTCGTCGCGTCGCACGCTCGGCCTTTGAACTGGCACGCAAGCGCAACAACCGCGTGTGCTCGATGGAAAAGGCCAATGTGATGGAATCCGGCATCCTCTGGCGCGAAGAGGTGCAATGGGTCCACGACAACGAATATCCGGACGTCGAACTGTCGCATATGTATGCCGATAACGGTGCCATGCAACTGGTGCGCAACCCGCGCCAGTTCGACGTGATCGTGACCGACAACCTGTTTGGCGATATCCTGTCGGATGCGGCGGCGATGCTGACCGGCAGCCTTGGCATGTTGCCCTCGGCCAGCCTTGGTGCTCCGATGGCCAATGGCCGGCCCAAGGCGCTTTACGAGCCGGTGCACGGCTCGGCCCCCGATATCGCCGGCCAAGGCAAGGCGAACCCCATCGCCTGTATCCTCAGCTTTGCCATGTGCCTGCGCTATTCCTTTGGTCTGGGCGCCGAGGCCGACATGCTGGAAAAGGCTGTCGAGAAGGTGCTGGCCGACGGCGTGCGCACGGGTGACCTGATGGGCGCCGAGGGCGGCAAGCCGGTTTCGACCACCGAGATGGGCGACCACGTCCTTACCGCGCTTTCCGCGCTGTAA
- a CDS encoding uracil-DNA glycosylase: MIADPTYRGFALDADTALALLQWQAEMGADEPCLDTPLDRYDLPDRAGAAPAPEPAAPPVTKPRDEAKDLVAHAETLASAATTLAELATAQESFDGIELKKGARNFCFCDGNPTARVMIIGEAPGEEEDRLGRPFVGRAGQLLDLMFGAIGLSREAVDAERALYITNVLTWRPPGNRRPEPAEIAMMLPFLTRHVELVQPQVLVLMGNTPCIAALNQQGILKLRGKWTTAFGLPTLPMAHPAYLLRTPLAKRDAWADLLSLAAKLEG; the protein is encoded by the coding sequence ATGATCGCCGATCCGACCTATAGGGGATTCGCGCTGGATGCCGACACGGCGCTGGCGCTTTTGCAGTGGCAGGCCGAGATGGGCGCGGACGAGCCCTGTCTCGACACGCCGCTCGACCGCTATGATTTACCCGACCGCGCCGGGGCCGCGCCTGCGCCGGAACCCGCAGCCCCGCCCGTGACAAAGCCACGCGACGAGGCCAAGGATCTGGTTGCCCATGCCGAGACCTTGGCCAGCGCCGCGACGACCCTTGCCGAACTGGCCACTGCACAGGAATCCTTCGACGGGATCGAACTGAAAAAGGGTGCGCGCAATTTCTGCTTTTGCGACGGCAACCCGACGGCGCGCGTCATGATTATCGGCGAAGCTCCGGGCGAGGAAGAGGACCGGCTGGGCCGTCCTTTCGTCGGCCGCGCCGGGCAACTGCTGGACCTGATGTTCGGCGCCATCGGCCTGTCACGCGAGGCGGTGGATGCGGAACGCGCGCTTTATATCACCAACGTGCTGACATGGCGACCGCCCGGCAACCGCAGGCCCGAGCCGGCCGAGATCGCCATGATGCTGCCCTTCCTGACCCGACATGTCGAACTGGTGCAACCGCAGGTGCTGGTGCTGATGGGCAATACGCCCTGCATCGCTGCACTGAACCAACAAGGCATCCTGAAGCTGCGCGGCAAATGGACGACCGCCTTCGGACTGCCGACGCTGCCGATGGCCCATCCGGCCTATCTGCTGCGCACACCTTTGGCCAAGCGCGACGCCTGGGCAGACCTTCTGTCGCTGGCGGCCAAGCTGGAAGGTTAG
- a CDS encoding protein-disulfide reductase DsbD domain-containing protein, with amino-acid sequence MKTLALLFLTAAPALAQDLPPGLLSATLLPGWTTSEGHRMTALHLRLEPGWKTYWRSPGDAGVPPRFDWAGSQNLGEVRLLWPRPEVIESGGERTLGYHEELVLPIEITPVVSIAPVDAKVVVDFGICQDICVPVRVELQAEPAGSMPDPLIEAAIARQPETSDLQPDCHIAPIADGMQVTATLPTADSDRGDEVAMELADDEIWVSAPETHEAGGQLTAQADFVAASGKPFALDPASLRLTLIGPDDAVEFQGCRVAAN; translated from the coding sequence ATGAAGACCCTCGCCCTGCTTTTCCTGACCGCCGCGCCGGCCCTGGCGCAGGACCTGCCGCCCGGACTGCTGTCCGCTACGCTTCTGCCCGGCTGGACCACGTCCGAAGGCCATCGGATGACCGCGCTGCACCTGCGGCTTGAGCCGGGCTGGAAGACCTATTGGCGCAGCCCCGGTGATGCCGGCGTGCCGCCGCGCTTTGACTGGGCGGGCTCGCAGAACCTGGGCGAGGTGCGGCTGCTGTGGCCGCGCCCCGAGGTGATCGAATCGGGTGGCGAGCGTACCTTGGGCTATCACGAAGAGCTGGTCCTGCCGATCGAGATCACCCCCGTCGTTTCCATCGCGCCGGTAGATGCGAAAGTGGTGGTCGATTTCGGCATTTGTCAGGATATCTGCGTGCCGGTGCGGGTGGAGTTGCAGGCCGAACCGGCCGGGTCCATGCCCGACCCGCTGATCGAGGCTGCCATCGCCCGCCAGCCCGAGACCTCGGACCTGCAGCCCGACTGCCATATCGCGCCCATCGCGGACGGTATGCAGGTCACCGCCACATTGCCCACGGCGGACAGCGACCGCGGCGACGAGGTCGCCATGGAGCTTGCCGATGACGAGATCTGGGTTTCGGCCCCGGAAACGCATGAGGCCGGGGGGCAACTGACGGCGCAGGCGGATTTCGTCGCCGCTTCGGGCAAGCCCTTTGCGCTGGACCCGGCATCGCTGCGCTTGACGCTGATCGGCCCTGACGACGCGGTCGAGTTTCAGGGCTGCCGCGTGGCGGCGAACTAA
- a CDS encoding YqgE/AlgH family protein, whose product MEQSSNLTGKMLIAMPAMRDPRFEQSVILICAHSEDGAMGLVVNRPLPEIGFSDLLAQLGIEVEENALDIPVRFGGPVEPGRGFVLHRAPLDIDLGENRMRISDDLAMSTTRDILEDFARGQGPQPAMLALGYAGWGPGQLDTEILENGWLTSERGDEIIFGTDNPGKWRAALKSIGIDPLMLSPSAGHA is encoded by the coding sequence ATGGAACAGTCCAGCAACCTGACCGGCAAGATGCTGATCGCCATGCCCGCCATGCGCGACCCGCGTTTCGAGCAGTCCGTGATCCTGATCTGCGCCCATTCCGAAGATGGCGCGATGGGGCTGGTGGTCAACCGGCCGCTGCCGGAAATCGGATTTTCGGACCTGCTGGCCCAGCTTGGCATCGAGGTCGAGGAAAACGCGCTGGACATCCCCGTACGCTTTGGCGGCCCTGTCGAGCCGGGCCGAGGCTTCGTGCTGCACCGCGCGCCTCTCGACATTGATCTGGGCGAAAACCGGATGCGCATCAGCGACGATCTGGCCATGTCCACCACCCGCGACATTCTGGAAGATTTCGCGCGCGGTCAGGGGCCGCAACCCGCCATGCTGGCGCTTGGCTATGCCGGCTGGGGACCAGGGCAGTTGGATACGGAAATCCTGGAAAACGGTTGGCTGACGTCAGAGCGGGGCGATGAAATCATCTTCGGGACAGACAACCCCGGCAAATGGCGTGCGGCGCTGAAATCCATCGGCATCGACCCGTTGATGCTGTCACCCAGCGCGGGCCACGCCTGA
- a CDS encoding L-threonylcarbamoyladenylate synthase, whose protein sequence is MQTLILGHDPAGVRAAAELLSQGELVAIPTETVYGLAGDARNAQAVARIYEAKGRPSFNPLIVHLPDLAAAQRIAVFDKAALDLATAFWPGALTLVLPLRPGADIASLVTAGLDTVAIRVPAHPAAQKVLRAFGGPLAAPSANPSGRISPTTAAHAADPEDGLGGRIAAVLDAGACPVGVESTIVSWVDGQPALLRPGGIASEEIEAALGRPLTQPRINTDAPNAPGQLTSHYAPRADVRLNADAARPGELLIGFGPVAGEMTLSETGDLTEAAARLFDLLHRADARGVPIAVAPVPEHGLGAAINDRLRRAAAPRQGSGVARAG, encoded by the coding sequence ATGCAGACGCTGATTCTTGGCCATGATCCTGCGGGTGTCCGCGCCGCCGCCGAACTGCTGTCGCAGGGCGAGTTGGTCGCGATCCCGACCGAGACGGTTTACGGGCTGGCGGGCGACGCCCGCAACGCCCAGGCCGTGGCCCGCATCTATGAGGCCAAGGGCAGACCGTCCTTTAACCCGCTGATCGTGCATCTGCCGGATCTGGCGGCGGCCCAGCGTATCGCGGTCTTCGACAAAGCCGCGTTGGATTTGGCGACGGCGTTCTGGCCCGGCGCGCTGACGCTGGTGCTGCCGTTGCGCCCGGGGGCCGACATCGCCTCGCTGGTGACGGCGGGGCTGGATACGGTGGCGATTCGCGTACCCGCGCATCCTGCCGCGCAAAAGGTGCTGCGCGCCTTTGGCGGGCCGTTGGCGGCGCCCTCGGCCAATCCTTCGGGGCGGATCAGCCCGACCACGGCGGCCCATGCCGCAGATCCCGAGGACGGGCTTGGCGGGCGTATCGCGGCGGTGCTGGATGCGGGCGCCTGTCCGGTCGGGGTGGAATCGACCATCGTCAGCTGGGTGGACGGTCAGCCCGCACTGTTGCGTCCCGGCGGCATTGCGTCGGAAGAGATCGAGGCGGCGCTGGGACGGCCGCTTACCCAACCCCGGATCAATACCGACGCGCCCAATGCGCCGGGGCAGCTGACCAGCCATTACGCGCCCCGCGCCGACGTGCGGCTGAATGCCGATGCGGCCCGGCCGGGCGAGTTGCTGATCGGCTTTGGTCCCGTCGCTGGCGAAATGACGCTTAGCGAAACCGGCGACCTGACAGAGGCCGCGGCAAGGCTTTTCGATCTGCTGCACCGGGCCGATGCGCGGGGTGTGCCCATCGCCGTCGCGCCGGTGCCCGAGCATGGGCTGGGGGCCGCGATCAACGACCGCCTGCGCCGCGCCGCCGCGCCGCGTCAGGGATCAGGCGTGGCCCGCGCTGGGTGA
- a CDS encoding acyl-CoA dehydrogenase gives MAYQAPVEQIEFILNRIVSFPELSGTERFAEATAETTTAILTEAGKLATEVIAPVNRLGDLTPARLENGKLRSSPGYAEAFRALAEGGWIGIAASPEYGGMGLPQALNMAVNEMVASGCLALQLNPLLTQGQIEALEHHGSEELKALYLPKLISGEWSGTMNLTEPQAGSDVGALTTKAERDGDGSYRVTGQKIFITWGDSDVTENVCHLVLARLPDGGKGTRGISLFMVPKLIPDENGNPGIANDLRVVSLEHKLGIHGSPTCVMSFEGAKGWLVGEENKGMAAMFTMMNAARLGVGVQGVAQAEAALQQAVTYATERLQMGPIIRHPDVRRMLAVSRAEVFAARAICLACAVALDMARATGSEEWAARAALLTPIAKAHGTDVGMRVADTAVQVHGGMGYIEETGAAQYLRDVRITAIYEGTNGIQAMDLVGRKLADGGAAAMALLDEILDGAKAAQTDEPDLANQLWQAAETLREATQDLLEQDMADRFAGAVPYLSAFARVLGAHYHLRAATGGGSKALARLYITRILPQFAADLAAARGGVGDLEALDDAVLSGQMTG, from the coding sequence ATGGCCTATCAAGCCCCCGTCGAGCAAATCGAGTTCATTCTGAACCGGATCGTTTCGTTTCCGGAACTGTCCGGCACCGAACGCTTTGCCGAGGCGACGGCGGAAACCACGACCGCCATCCTGACCGAAGCCGGCAAGCTGGCGACCGAGGTCATCGCGCCGGTGAACCGCTTGGGCGACCTGACACCCGCGCGGCTGGAGAATGGCAAGCTGCGGTCAAGCCCCGGCTATGCCGAAGCTTTCCGCGCGCTGGCCGAGGGCGGCTGGATCGGCATCGCCGCCAGCCCCGAATATGGCGGCATGGGTCTGCCGCAGGCGCTGAACATGGCGGTGAACGAAATGGTGGCCTCGGGCTGCCTGGCGTTGCAGCTGAACCCGCTGCTGACGCAGGGCCAGATCGAGGCGCTGGAACATCACGGCAGCGAGGAACTGAAGGCGCTGTACCTGCCCAAGCTGATCTCGGGCGAATGGTCGGGGACGATGAACCTGACCGAGCCTCAGGCCGGATCGGACGTGGGGGCGCTGACCACAAAGGCCGAACGCGACGGCGACGGCTCGTATCGCGTCACCGGGCAAAAGATCTTCATCACCTGGGGCGACAGCGACGTGACTGAAAACGTCTGCCATCTGGTGCTGGCGCGCCTGCCCGACGGCGGCAAGGGAACGCGCGGCATCAGCCTGTTCATGGTGCCAAAGCTCATCCCCGACGAAAATGGCAACCCGGGCATTGCCAACGATCTGCGCGTCGTCAGTCTGGAACACAAGCTGGGCATCCACGGCAGCCCCACCTGCGTCATGAGCTTCGAGGGCGCAAAAGGCTGGCTCGTCGGCGAGGAAAACAAAGGCATGGCCGCCATGTTCACCATGATGAACGCGGCGCGTCTGGGCGTCGGCGTGCAGGGCGTGGCGCAGGCCGAGGCGGCGTTGCAGCAGGCCGTGACCTATGCGACCGAGCGCTTGCAGATGGGTCCGATCATCCGCCACCCCGACGTGCGCCGGATGCTGGCCGTCTCGCGGGCCGAAGTATTCGCCGCACGCGCCATCTGTCTGGCCTGTGCCGTGGCGCTGGACATGGCCCGGGCCACGGGGTCCGAGGAATGGGCCGCACGCGCCGCCCTGCTGACCCCCATCGCCAAGGCGCATGGCACCGATGTCGGCATGCGCGTCGCCGATACCGCCGTGCAAGTGCATGGCGGCATGGGTTATATCGAGGAAACCGGCGCCGCCCAATATCTGCGCGACGTTCGCATCACCGCCATTTACGAGGGCACGAACGGCATTCAGGCCATGGATCTGGTCGGCCGCAAGCTTGCCGATGGCGGCGCGGCGGCGATGGCGTTGCTGGACGAAATCCTTGACGGTGCAAAGGCCGCACAGACGGACGAGCCCGATCTGGCCAACCAGCTTTGGCAGGCCGCCGAGACCTTGCGCGAGGCGACGCAGGACCTGCTGGAACAGGACATGGCGGACCGTTTCGCCGGCGCCGTGCCCTATCTGTCCGCCTTTGCCCGGGTGCTGGGCGCGCATTACCATCTGCGCGCAGCGACCGGCGGCGGCAGCAAGGCGCTGGCGCGGTTGTATATCACCCGCATCCTGCCGCAATTCGCTGCCGATCTGGCCGCGGCGCGTGGCGGTGTGGGCGATCTGGAGGCGCTTGACGATGCCGTGCTCTCGGGTCAAATGACCGGGTGA
- a CDS encoding MBL fold metallo-hydrolase, which translates to MIRTETHTPPAEGEAHEIAPGVFWFQLPLPFKPDTVNAYAFRDADGWTVVDTGLDTRRGRGLWQGFLKGPLAGAPVTRLIATHHHIDHIGLAGWFQAQGAELWTSRSSWLMARMGILDVQERPTPQAIAFWRQAGMPPELVEERSHERPFNSADVCAPLPPGYRRLHEDQQIDFGERRWIVRMGNGHAPEHVTLWSLDDDLVIGGDQMLATISPNLGVYPTEPEADPVGDWLESCERLAQFARADQLVLPGHKLPYRGLPTRMRQLAENQRAALARLLDGLRQEPLSVVDCFPLLYRRQIAKPEFGLALAEAVGHINHLRGSGQVWPMGKTETGTVLWGA; encoded by the coding sequence GTGATACGCACCGAGACACATACCCCTCCGGCCGAGGGCGAGGCGCATGAGATCGCCCCCGGCGTATTCTGGTTCCAACTGCCCCTGCCCTTTAAGCCCGATACGGTCAACGCCTATGCCTTTCGCGACGCGGATGGCTGGACCGTGGTGGACACCGGCCTCGACACTCGTCGTGGGCGTGGTCTCTGGCAGGGTTTCCTGAAGGGGCCGCTGGCCGGCGCGCCGGTGACACGGCTGATCGCCACCCATCACCACATCGACCATATCGGCCTTGCCGGCTGGTTTCAGGCTCAGGGGGCCGAACTGTGGACTTCGCGCTCATCCTGGCTGATGGCGCGGATGGGGATTCTGGACGTGCAGGAACGCCCGACGCCTCAGGCCATCGCCTTTTGGCGTCAGGCCGGCATGCCGCCCGAACTGGTCGAGGAACGCAGCCACGAACGCCCCTTCAACAGCGCCGATGTCTGCGCCCCGCTGCCGCCCGGCTATCGCCGGCTGCACGAGGACCAGCAGATCGATTTCGGCGAGCGGCGCTGGATCGTGCGCATGGGCAATGGCCATGCGCCGGAACACGTCACGCTTTGGTCGCTGGACGACGATCTGGTAATCGGCGGCGATCAGATGCTGGCGACGATCTCGCCCAACCTGGGCGTCTATCCCACCGAACCCGAAGCCGATCCCGTCGGCGACTGGCTGGAAAGCTGCGAAAGGCTGGCGCAATTCGCCCGGGCCGATCAACTGGTCCTGCCCGGTCATAAGCTGCCATATCGTGGCCTGCCGACCCGGATGCGGCAACTGGCCGAGAACCAACGCGCCGCGCTTGCCCGGCTGCTGGACGGGCTGCGGCAAGAGCCGCTAAGCGTCGTGGATTGCTTTCCCCTGCTTTATCGACGCCAGATCGCCAAGCCGGAATTCGGCCTCGCCCTGGCCGAAGCGGTCGGGCATATCAACCACCTGCGCGGAAGCGGCCAGGTGTGGCCAATGGGCAAGACTGAAACCGGCACGGTGCTTTGGGGGGCGTGA
- a CDS encoding aa3-type cytochrome c oxidase subunit IV yields the protein MVSHHQITEHKHGEMDIRHQQATFAGFIKTSIWVSVLTIFILVFMALANA from the coding sequence ATGGTCTCGCATCACCAAATCACCGAACACAAGCATGGCGAAATGGACATCCGTCACCAGCAGGCGACCTTCGCCGGCTTCATCAAGACGTCGATCTGGGTCAGCGTCCTGACGATCTTCATTCTGGTGTTCATGGCCTTGGCCAACGCCTGA
- a CDS encoding AzlD domain-containing protein has protein sequence MTGYSTATIWLIILAIALGTYGLRWSFLGAFGNRPMPLWAQRLLRYTAVGVLPAIVAPLVVWPAATQGAPDPARMIAAAVAVAVGVTTRNVLAAILSGMATLYTAFYFIT, from the coding sequence ATGACCGGATACAGCACTGCTACGATCTGGCTGATCATCCTGGCGATAGCGCTGGGGACCTATGGGCTGCGCTGGTCCTTTCTTGGGGCATTCGGCAACCGGCCGATGCCGCTCTGGGCCCAGCGGCTTTTGCGCTATACGGCGGTTGGAGTGCTGCCGGCGATCGTGGCGCCGCTGGTGGTCTGGCCGGCTGCGACGCAAGGTGCACCCGACCCGGCGCGGATGATCGCGGCGGCTGTGGCAGTGGCAGTGGGGGTGACGACGCGCAACGTGCTGGCGGCCATCCTCAGCGGGATGGCCACGCTTTACACGGCGTTTTACTTCATCACGTGA
- a CDS encoding AzlC family ABC transporter permease produces the protein MSAQAEHSAHPRPTPEQSRALQRSPAQCVRHGFLQALSFILVIVPFGMLFGVVAAEAGLDLPEILGFTVLVLAGASQFTAVQLMTDHAPALVVIVSAIAVNLRMAMYSASLVPWLGRAKPRDRAWIAYVLIDQTYALAIQHYEKHPRLSLEQRVGYFLGAVLATCPPWLVATLLGVWLGKAIPEDWALDFAMPITFLALIAPMLRSPAHVAAALVAVVGSLVFAFLPSGLGLFVTAPLAMLTGAGVEVLMERRNRARI, from the coding sequence ATGTCCGCGCAAGCCGAGCATTCGGCCCATCCCCGACCGACCCCCGAACAGAGCCGCGCCCTGCAGCGCAGCCCGGCACAATGTGTGCGGCATGGCTTTTTGCAGGCTCTGTCCTTTATCCTGGTAATCGTGCCCTTTGGGATGCTGTTCGGCGTGGTTGCCGCAGAGGCTGGGCTGGATCTGCCAGAGATCCTGGGCTTCACCGTGCTGGTGCTGGCCGGGGCCTCGCAGTTTACGGCGGTGCAACTTATGACCGATCACGCCCCGGCGCTGGTGGTCATCGTTTCGGCCATCGCGGTGAACCTGCGCATGGCGATGTATTCGGCCTCGCTGGTGCCGTGGCTGGGCAGGGCCAAGCCGCGCGACCGGGCCTGGATCGCCTATGTGCTGATCGACCAGACCTATGCGCTGGCGATCCAGCACTATGAAAAGCACCCGCGGCTTAGCCTTGAACAGCGGGTCGGCTATTTTCTGGGCGCGGTGCTTGCCACCTGCCCGCCATGGCTGGTGGCCACGCTGCTGGGCGTCTGGCTGGGCAAAGCGATCCCCGAGGACTGGGCGCTGGATTTCGCCATGCCGATCACATTTCTGGCGCTGATCGCGCCGATGCTGCGCAGTCCGGCGCATGTTGCGGCGGCGCTGGTGGCAGTCGTGGGGTCGCTGGTCTTTGCATTCCTGCCCTCGGGGCTGGGGCTGTTCGTGACCGCGCCTCTGGCGATGCTGACCGGGGCGGGGGTCGAAGTGTTGATGGAACGTCGCAACAGGGCTCGCATATGA
- a CDS encoding GNAT family N-acetyltransferase, which translates to MSATLPPPCILHGIPPELHGAAAALFWRHFGAQILPLPVGARRGVALIRAAMQPQRALVAVSPSGRLVGMAGLRDATGGFLEPGTDSFVTVWGPLQGRLHHLATGLFRPGAETADLVLDGIAVHLQYRRQGIARALITAATTHARQLGHPALLAEVEARNHGALAAWQAMGFQPQARQRLGWPWSAPAHVLRLTA; encoded by the coding sequence ATGTCCGCAACTCTGCCCCCACCCTGCATCCTGCACGGCATCCCGCCCGAACTGCATGGGGCGGCGGCGGCGCTGTTCTGGCGGCATTTCGGCGCACAGATCCTGCCCTTACCGGTCGGGGCGCGGCGCGGCGTGGCGCTGATCCGCGCCGCCATGCAACCGCAACGGGCGCTGGTGGCGGTATCGCCCTCGGGGCGGCTTGTGGGGATGGCCGGCCTGCGCGACGCGACAGGCGGCTTTCTGGAGCCCGGCACCGACAGCTTTGTCACGGTCTGGGGTCCGCTGCAGGGGCGGCTGCATCATCTGGCGACAGGGCTTTTTCGGCCCGGGGCCGAAACTGCGGACCTTGTGCTGGACGGAATCGCCGTGCATTTGCAATACCGTCGGCAGGGCATCGCGCGGGCGCTGATTACCGCCGCCACCACCCATGCCCGCCAGCTTGGCCACCCGGCCCTGCTTGCCGAGGTCGAGGCCCGAAATCATGGTGCTCTGGCAGCATGGCAAGCGATGGGCTTTCAGCCGCAAGCCCGTCAAAGACTGGGCTGGCCGTGGTCCGCGCCTGCCCATGTGCTGCGCCTGACGGCTTAG